ATCACAATCCCGAGCGTCAGATGGGCAACCAGGACCGGGGGGGTATGAGCGGCCTGGGATACGACGGCCCCGGGTATGGCGGCATGAGCGCCGGTGAGGGCTATGGCAGCACGGGCGGCCAGGGGTACAGCGCTCAGGGAGGTCAGGGCCGCATGGACCCGCAGGGAGCCGGGCGTATGGGTGGCCGCGAAGGCTACGGCGGCATGCCCGAGCGCAACCGTGACTTCGACCAGCCCGGCATGGGTCAGGGGGTTTACGGCAACCGCGACCAGGGGTACGGGATGGGTGAGTCGCGCAGCACCTACGGTGACCGCGACATGGGCAACCTGGAACGCGATTCGTACGGTCGGGGAAGCACCATGCGCTCTCGGGGCAATTTTGGTCAGGACCAGGGATCGATGGGCCAGAGCTCGATGCGTCAGGGCCAGCACTACGGACGCGGCCCCAAGAACTACCAACGCAGCGACGACCGGATTCGTGAGGAAGTCAGCGAGCATCTCACGTACCATCACGATATTGACGCCACTGACATCGAAGTGCAGGTGCAGGGCGGCGAGGTCACCTTGACCGGCACGGTACAAGACCGCCGTCAGAAGCGGCTGGCCGAGGACATTGCCGAGGACATTCGCGGCGTTCGTGATGTTCACAACCACATCCGCGTTCAGTCGGGCATGAGCGGAAACGGGATGCAGGGTGGAATGCAGGGCAGCACCATGGTCGTGGCCCCCGCGCACACCGGTGAAGTGCAGCGTGACGACCAGGGCGGCCTGTCCGGTGGATCGGGCGTCACCCCGATGAGCACCACGCAGATGTCCGGCGGGGACTCGACCAACATGACTACTCCCGGCACTACCACGGGCAGCAACCCTGGCGCGACCATCGAGCCGATTCACTCGCTCAACTCCGACGACGACAAGCGCTGAGAACGACAAGCGCGGAGTCAGCAAAAAGGATGGAGCGCTCAGCGCTCCATCCTTTTTGCTGACTCCGCCTGGAGTCAACAGGTGTTGGTGAAGATGAATTACTGTCCTCACCCGTCGGTCCTCAAATAGAAACAATCGGCGCGTAAGGTTCAAGGAGGTCTGAATGACGAGCAGTCAGGAGCAGCGACGGGTGACCCCACTGCCCGAAGCCCAGGATTACCGGGGCCGTGGGCGTCTCGAAGGAAAGATCGCTATCATCACGGGCGCCGACTCGGGCATCGGTCAGGGCACCGCCATCGAGTTCGCCCGGGAAGGTGCGGATGTCGCGATCACCTACCTGCATGACGGGTCGGGCGCCGAACGGACACGGGGCGAAGTGGAAGCGGCCGGACGGCGGGCACTTGTTGTGCAACTCGATCAGCGCGATCCGGGCAGCGTGGCGCGGCTTTTTGAGCAAGTCGAACTGGAACTGGGAACGCCGTTCATTCTGGTGAACAACGCGGCCATCAGCGGCGCGCAGAAAAGCGTGGTCGACCTGACCCCCGAAGAGTGGGACGACGCTATCAAGTCCGATCTGTACGGCCCTTTTTACTGCTGTCAGCACTTCATCCGCGCGCGCCGCCGGGCAGGAGGGCGCGGCAAGCTCATCAACGTCACGTCAGTGCACGAGGAAATTCCTTCGCAAGGTGCGGGCGCCTATGACGCGGCCAAAGGCGCGGTGCGCAACCTCACCCGCACCCTTGCGCTGGAACTCGCAGCCGACCTGATCAACGTCAACAACATCGCGCCGGGCATGATCCTCACACCCATGAACCAGGAAGCCATCGACGATCCTGACAAATACGCCGAACAGGTGCAAAGCATTCCCCTGAAGCGGGCCGGTCTGCCGTGGGAAATCGGGCGTCTGGCTGTCTTTCTGGCGTCGGATGACGCGGACTACGTGCACGGAACGACCTTCACGATGGACGGCGGTCTGGAGCAGCAGCAAGGCCAGGGCGCCTGAAAGGAGAACACGGTGGACAACATCTTCAGCACCTTTCGTGAACAGATGCCCGTCCTCGACGCTCAGGGAGAATGGGTGGGCGTGGCCGAAGGCGAAAAACCCAGGGCCGTGCGCGGCGAAGTGACGCGGTCATGCCGTGAGGAGTTGAATCCGGCGTGATCTTCGAAACCATTAAAACCGAAGGTCTGGCCGCCCTGTCCTACATTGTCGGAGACGAGCAGGCGGGTTGTGCGGTCGTGATCGATCCACGCCGTGACGTGCAGGTGTACCTCGACCTGCTGCGCCGCTGTGGCCTGCGACTGACCGGCATCATCGAAACCCACACCCACGCTGATTTCGTGTCAGGTGCCCGCGAGCTGTGCACCCTGACGAACGCGACCGTGTACGCGGGCCCCGGTGAGTATGGTCACGCCGTGACGATCCTGCAGGACGGCGAAAGCGTGGATATCGGCGCCCTGAAACTGCGCGCACTGCACACCCCGGGCCACTCTCCCGAGCACCTGTGTCTGGTCCTGTCCGGCGGCGGACCGGGCGCGGAAGGCGAGTGGGCCCTCTTCACCGGAGACGCCCTCTTCAACGGTGAGGTGGGCCGCCCGGACCTCGTGCCCGGCGTCGACGCCGAGGAAGGCGCACGGCAGCTGTACCGTTCATTGCACGGCAAGATCCTGGGGCTCGACGACGGCCTGGAAGTTTATCCGTCCCACGGACACGGCTCGCCCTGCGGTGGACGCATCGGCGTGCGTAACTGCACCACCCTGGGCTACGAGAAACGCCACAACCGGCATCTGCAGGCCCAGGGAGAGGACGATTTCGTGCGGGGTGTCTTGGGCGAGCTGGCCGCGCAGCCTCCCTACTACGAACGGGTCAGGGACCTCAACCGGCGCGGACCTGGTTACCTCGGTACGCGCCCGCAGACCCCCTGGCTCGATCCACACGAGTTTCAGGAAGCCGCGCGCGACCCCCTGGCGGTCATTCTCGATACCCGCGAGATCGAAGCTTTTGCCGACGCGCACATCGAGGGAAGCCTCAACATCGCGTTGCGTGAGGCCTTTCCCTTGTGGGCCGGCTGGATGCTTTCGCCGAGCAACAACCTGCTCGTGATTCTCGACAGCCCCGACCACGAGGAGGCAGTTGAACGGCACCTGCTGCGCCTGGGCCTGGAAAGCATCGGAGGGTTCCTGCGCGGCGGAATGCGCGCGCACATCGAAGCAGGGTTGCCGTGGCGCTCGGGCGGGCACCTGAGCGTCCATGAGCTGCACGAGCAGCTCGCGCGGGGGAACGCGGCGTGGCAGCTGCTCGACGTGCGCCGTGACGACGAGTGGGCACAAGGCCACATCGCGGGCGCACAGCACGCTTTTCTGGGGCGCCTGCCAGACGAGCTGCCCCGGCTCGGGCTCGACCGGGAAAAGCCCGTGGCCGTGTATTGCGGCAGCGGTTACCGCTCCAGCATGGCCGTGAGCATGCTCGAACGGCAAGGTTACCGGGACGTACGCAACGTGCTGGGCAGCGTCAGCGCCTGGAAAGCAGCTGGTTTCGAACTGGCGCATTCACACCTGAGCGCATAACTTGACAGGCGGTGCATAACACGCTATCTTATTTTTATCAGCGGCCGAAAGGCCGCTTTTTCATGGCGGCCGGGCGTTGAGGCGCGGCGTTGAGGCGCGGCGTTGAGGCACCACGGCTCACCTTGGTCATATGGCTTGTGCGGCTGTCTTTCAGCGCTCCTCGACGACGATGATGCCGGTCATGAAGGGGTGCGGCCGGCACCGGTACCGGTAGGTGCCCTTCTGGTCAAAGGTAAACTGCACGCTGCCACCTCTTGGCAGCGACCGGGTGACCTCGGTTCCATCAGGCGCGCGCAAAACAACCCCATGTGCGACGAAGTCCGCATTGCGCCAGCCGACGGCCGTTCCGAGCTTGACCCGCAAGGAGGACGGACTGAAGCTGAATCCTGCTGCCCGAACCATCGGTGAGTCGGCGTCTGTCAGCAGCGGCAGGCCGGACACGTCGGGAACGGCGTCCTGAGCGTGAGCCTGGTGTGCGGCCTGCTCGTCCGGTCGGCCGTGCTGATCGAGCGGCGGGCCGCCGTTCACCATGAAGTGAATCCCGCCCGGATACAGGCCGTCATTCGTCGCATGTGGTCCGGCATGGTCGTGGAACACGAACTTTCCGTCACGGCCCTGGACCAGCAGGTCGTAGCGCTCTCCCGGCCCGATCAGCAGGGTGTCTGCCTCGTACGGTTGGGGCAGGTCGTGCCCGTCCTTGGCGACCACCAGGAATGTCACGCCGTGCAGGTGCATCGAGTGCACCGCGTATCCCATATTGATCATCCGCAGCAGGCTGACGTCTTTCGGTGGAATGTGCAGGTCGGGAATCAGGGGCGCTGCTTTGCCATTGACCAGGAAGTAATTTGCCTGTGGCTTGTGCATCAGGTTCGTCGGATTCTGACGGCTGTCCCATTCGTCGAGGATCAGGGTATGCTCGCTGGTCCATACCTTCGCGCTGGCGTCGCGGGGCTCGACGATCAAGGCGCCGTACATGCCCATGTCGAGGTGCAGGTTCGTCTGGAAATGGCAGTGGTAGGCAAAGGTCCCCGCTTCGGTCGCCACGAATTCGTAGGTGAAACGCTGTCCGGGAAGCACCTCGTCAAGTCCGTCCATGCGCTGGGCAACCGAAATGATGCCGTGCGGGTGAATGGTGTGCGGCTGATCGAAGGTGTTGTGAAGCGTCAGCCGCACCAGGTCACCCTGCTTCACACGAATTTCTGGTCCGGGTACGCTGGGCGGCTCTCCCGGAAAGCCGAAGGCCCACTGTTCGACCCGGACGCCCGGCGCGATCTCGGCGTGAATACGGTGCACCTCGACCGTGAATTCCCGCAGCTGCCCTGTGAAGTGACGAATGGGAACGGTGCCCATGGACCGCTGCAGAAACTGATTCAGCAAGAGAGAGCGGTCGGTTGATGTGACTGGCAGAGGTGTATCCGCCAGGCCGAGAAGGAGAACCAGAACGGCGCACAAAACGGCAAGGCGGATCACGAAGACTCCTGAAGCGAGAAGAGAGCCCCTTATTTCGCAGGATGGGACTGACGGTTTGGTTGCTGCCCAGCTTCGCTACCGGACGACGACAAAGCGGGTCATGCCGATCATGGCGTGCGGTTTGTGGGTTTTCGGGTCGGTGATCCAGCAGGCAGCGAAATACGTGCCCGGTTTCAGGTTGATGTTGACGAAGTTGGTTTTTCCAGGCGAGAGGACCCCAGTCGTGATGGCCGCTTCGAAATCCACTGGTGGTTCGCCTTGGGCCTGCTCTCCGGCGGCGAGGAACTTCATGACGTCCTCGGGGGTTTTGCCTGCCTTGAGGGGTGCGAACATGATGAAGTGCGGCTGGCGGCCGTTGTTCACGATTTCCCAGGTGTGCTGCCCGGCGGCAACCTGGGTGGGTGGAAGGGCCAGGGCAAAATCGGCGAGTTGTACTGTATAGGTGGCTTTTGGAGCTTTGGCGGTGTTGTTGCCCTTGGCCACGGTGAACGGCTGAAAGAAGCCCAGGTCGGCGAGCGCTTTGGGACTTTTTTCGTCGTTGTTCGTGCTCACGCTCGAGATGAAGTAACTGCCGGGTTCCAGGTTCACCATCATGCTGTAATTGGCTTTTGGCCCCAGCTGCTGCGCGCCGCCGTACATCTCCGAGGCGTTGATCACCGCGGTTTCCAGGGCTGCCGGGTCTCCCTTTTGGGTGTGCATTCCGATGGCAAGTGCGCTGATGGCGCGTTTGAGGGCGTCAGCAGTGACACCAGCCTTCAACTTGAAGATCTGCATCTCTGCCGGCTGACGACCGTTGTTTCTGAAGTTGAACTGTACGTACCCCGACTGCACCTGAGCAGGAATCTGGTAGCCCTTGTCGGTGGATATCACCTCCACCTTGGGCAGCGGCAGTACCGAGCAAACCGAGGGTCACAAGGGGTATGACCAGACGCACATCTTTCATAGGCGGTCCTTTGAGGCGTACAAAGCAGTTGCGCTGTAACGGGACACCGTGCCGGATGGTTCTGCTTTCCTCCTTATCGCGCTCGATCGCCCGGACTGCGTAATGTCTGTTGGTCATACGCGGTTGCGGGGGTAGAAGTGTGACCGACGATGATCAGGATTAGGGGTTGCCGGGTCGTGGTACTACACAAGGTTACCGGTGGACTGATATTGGCTTTTACGTCCGGCTTCGCTGCCCGGGAGCTGCTGAAGGGCCCGAGCAATACGTCTCCGATCAGTATCGAAGCGACGTGAGTTATTTCATGATTGAGTTTGTTTAAGAATGTTCAAGAGAAAATAAAGCAGATTTTCAAACCCATTCTTAATCGAAATGGGAAATCGGGAACATACCATGTTCCTTTCGATCCTACCCCTCAAAGCCAAATTCACGCGACAGGCAACTCAAGGGTTTCCCGTTCCCGGACGATCATCACCAAGGCCAGATCGGGAAAACGCTTTGTCACCTGGGGCCGCCGAGGGGTGTCGATCTGCTGCCTGGTGAAGTCTGGTTTGAGTTTCCCTGTTATAGCCGCACGGCCTGCAGCTGTCGCGCAATCTCGGCCAGCGCGACCAGAGCGTGTTCGCGTCCGTTTTCGATGAAGACCTGATTGGTGCGTCCGGCAAAGCCCGCGCTGCCCACCACGAACAGCCCCGGTACGCTGCTCTCGAAGGTGTCGCTCAGCATCAGGCACTCGTCTTCATGCTGTGCGAGGCCCAGACCTGCCAGGAAATCGAGCTTCGGGCGGTACCCCGTGAGCGCGAAGGTAAAGTCGGTGGGCAACTGCCATTTCTCGCCGCTCTGGTTTTCGACAACCACATAGTCGTCACCGATCTCCACGGCACGACTTTCAAAGTGCGCGGCGATGCTGCCTTCCTTGATGCGATTCTCCAGATCCGGCTTCACCCAGTACTTCACGGTGTTCTTGACGCTTGGTGCACGCACGATCATGGTGACCTGCGCGCCCCCACGCCATAAGTCGAGTGCGGCGTCGGCGGCGCTGTT
The Deinococcus peraridilitoris DSM 19664 genome window above contains:
- a CDS encoding BON domain-containing protein, encoding MTNRDDDRNMRGRYDRDDRDMDRERMRSGDDWAYRQSGGYRNADSGYGNQDRSGMGSMRHQDRRDRDSGWHDGDTSGRTDERYRNDRSYDTDRNERGSSIGNSYQRGLGGLGNHNPERQMGNQDRGGMSGLGYDGPGYGGMSAGEGYGSTGGQGYSAQGGQGRMDPQGAGRMGGREGYGGMPERNRDFDQPGMGQGVYGNRDQGYGMGESRSTYGDRDMGNLERDSYGRGSTMRSRGNFGQDQGSMGQSSMRQGQHYGRGPKNYQRSDDRIREEVSEHLTYHHDIDATDIEVQVQGGEVTLTGTVQDRRQKRLAEDIAEDIRGVRDVHNHIRVQSGMSGNGMQGGMQGSTMVVAPAHTGEVQRDDQGGLSGGSGVTPMSTTQMSGGDSTNMTTPGTTTGSNPGATIEPIHSLNSDDDKR
- a CDS encoding SDR family NAD(P)-dependent oxidoreductase, whose amino-acid sequence is MTSSQEQRRVTPLPEAQDYRGRGRLEGKIAIITGADSGIGQGTAIEFAREGADVAITYLHDGSGAERTRGEVEAAGRRALVVQLDQRDPGSVARLFEQVELELGTPFILVNNAAISGAQKSVVDLTPEEWDDAIKSDLYGPFYCCQHFIRARRRAGGRGKLINVTSVHEEIPSQGAGAYDAAKGAVRNLTRTLALELAADLINVNNIAPGMILTPMNQEAIDDPDKYAEQVQSIPLKRAGLPWEIGRLAVFLASDDADYVHGTTFTMDGGLEQQQGQGA
- a CDS encoding MBL fold metallo-hydrolase; protein product: MIFETIKTEGLAALSYIVGDEQAGCAVVIDPRRDVQVYLDLLRRCGLRLTGIIETHTHADFVSGARELCTLTNATVYAGPGEYGHAVTILQDGESVDIGALKLRALHTPGHSPEHLCLVLSGGGPGAEGEWALFTGDALFNGEVGRPDLVPGVDAEEGARQLYRSLHGKILGLDDGLEVYPSHGHGSPCGGRIGVRNCTTLGYEKRHNRHLQAQGEDDFVRGVLGELAAQPPYYERVRDLNRRGPGYLGTRPQTPWLDPHEFQEAARDPLAVILDTREIEAFADAHIEGSLNIALREAFPLWAGWMLSPSNNLLVILDSPDHEEAVERHLLRLGLESIGGFLRGGMRAHIEAGLPWRSGGHLSVHELHEQLARGNAAWQLLDVRRDDEWAQGHIAGAQHAFLGRLPDELPRLGLDREKPVAVYCGSGYRSSMAVSMLERQGYRDVRNVLGSVSAWKAAGFELAHSHLSA
- a CDS encoding multicopper oxidase domain-containing protein, which translates into the protein MGTVPIRHFTGQLREFTVEVHRIHAEIAPGVRVEQWAFGFPGEPPSVPGPEIRVKQGDLVRLTLHNTFDQPHTIHPHGIISVAQRMDGLDEVLPGQRFTYEFVATEAGTFAYHCHFQTNLHLDMGMYGALIVEPRDASAKVWTSEHTLILDEWDSRQNPTNLMHKPQANYFLVNGKAAPLIPDLHIPPKDVSLLRMINMGYAVHSMHLHGVTFLVVAKDGHDLPQPYEADTLLIGPGERYDLLVQGRDGKFVFHDHAGPHATNDGLYPGGIHFMVNGGPPLDQHGRPDEQAAHQAHAQDAVPDVSGLPLLTDADSPMVRAAGFSFSPSSLRVKLGTAVGWRNADFVAHGVVLRAPDGTEVTRSLPRGGSVQFTFDQKGTYRYRCRPHPFMTGIIVVEER